A segment of the Gossypium hirsutum isolate 1008001.06 chromosome D10, Gossypium_hirsutum_v2.1, whole genome shotgun sequence genome:
CTTTAAGCCTGAACTTTTTTCCACAATTATCAACAGGAAGACTTAAACAATGATGACCATCAGGTAAAGCATCATCTTTGTTTATGACATCTAcgcctttctcttctttcttagGGTTGCCTTCAACTTTTGCATCAGCTTGCTTAGTTTTCTTTGAAAACCTTCTCCTCAACACTGAATCATTTTTATAAACAAGGAAAGAAGCCTTGTTATTTCCCTTCTTCACCTTTGATGGATTTTTAACCTTTGAATTAGGCCCCTGATGATTCTTTGAAAACCTTTTTCTAATTAGTGAAGATCTTCTCTTCTTAGGAATAACAGAGAAGAATGATTGCATGCTCGCCTGCACTTTGCTACAGTCAGGGAAAATGACAGTATGATTACCATCAATCTGCCCATGCTTAGTGAAAGTCCTGTAAATTGATTGATTGTCTTGAACATCAGAGAcagaaaaagaaatatttttatttcctcTTGAGCAGTCAACAGAGAGTTGATTACCCTCATTCTCACTAAGTATAGGAGACTTTTGCTTGTCTATTCCAGAATCAAGTTTACCAGACTCCTCCATTACTTGCTTTTCTCCGCATGATTTATCTGCCACAGAACTTTTTCTAGTAGATGGATTCATTTTAGGTAGCTCCTCATGTTTCAGTTTTGACATTACAGATCGTCTCCTTCCTTTGTGCTTACCAAGAGGGCCTTTTCCCTCTCCTTTTCGACATGACCCAACAGCCTTGAAATCAGTGCAGCTACCTGCTTGTGCAGAAATGTCAGATAAATAGGAATTTGTCTTCCCAGGAtcctttgattttttatttctctttcccACCATCCAGGCCAAGATTTTGCGATTAGCAAGATTTCGCCGGCTAGACCCAACTGCAATCTCCTGAACAACTTCCAGGAAGTAGGTCCTCCAAACAGTCCGAACACCACAAGTCCACTCAGATATCATCTTTCCAAACCCATAATTTAAACGTAGGGAGGACCAAACTTTCTTTACACAACAAGCCAAGGGAACATCACCTTCAAGCTCTTTTGCTAGCTCCACCAATACCCATATACCTCGGTCTCTCCAAATGCCCAGAAACTCATCCCACTCATGAGCTACACGTAATTGACTCGCACTGAATTTGCACTCATCATCCTCATCAGGAAAATACACAGACCGCTCAGATGCATTATCATCATTATCCAAAATAACCCCTTCCCACCATGCATCTTCAAACAATGCATCAACACAAACCCCAAAACCCAGATTTTGATTAGAATGAGGTTGAGATGAGGGAGGAAGAGGTCGTATATACCCTCGATAGGTTGATGGAACATGGCGACGGGTATGAAGACCTTCAACTGCCTCTGTCACGGGGATGGACTCAATAAGCTTTGAATCACCTGTTTCATACAAGAGCTCATCATATTCAATTGATCGGGATAAATGCGAAACTCCAACAACCACCCCAGGGTGCCACGACCCCCGCAACCCTTCCTCAAATTGGCGAACCTAAAAACAGTCCACGATGAAACTCGTATCAATACAGCAGGTAATCAAATAAATGCAACACTACATGAAGAAAACATTACtaaaaactcaaaatattcatttaCAGATAGCCCATTGCGTAAAATAAGGGGAAGATTGCATACATCAGGACCTTCTCAATGTTGTGCTTATAGGGGAGCTTGGGTGCATCCTCTTTCTTCATAGGAAAAggtaccaaaaaaataaataaataaaagagtttgacTTGAAAACTGTGAAGAACTTGCATGACCAAGCTAACAACAAGTTCGGTATCAAAATTGAGTTTTGGAACTTCTCTATATCCaaagtaattaaataatcaaGGCATTGGCCTCCAGAAAATAAGATTTCCGGAGTTCAAAAGATTtcggtttttttatttataaaaagaaagaaactgtTATTTATGTTTACAAATCAAGTCTCAGACATCTTACCCAGAAGGAAATTAATGCGAATTTAACCTTATCTAACAAGAGAGTTACAAATGATTTTGGAATCACCAATTTGCCAGATAAAATACGCTTCCGCGTGGTTACTCGGAAAATGCGggaaaattaatttcaaatttgaaaccttaatttcttcaaaaatcaaatgaaagcaGTGAAACAAGACAATTCGAAGCTTCTATTAACGGATCAACTGAAAGACATGTAATTTTTCAATATTCAGTAAGAGAACAAAATTTTCGAAATAAAGAACATTTAAGTCTCCTGTTTGGCTTCCGGGAAAATGCAGGATGAACAGAATTTGCCAACTCACAGGTGGAtcagtaattatttaaaaaaacaaaaaaaaacaaagactAATGTCAAGTTTGAAACAAATTTCCCTCGATTTTCTTCACTCAGAAACCAAACAGAATAATAAGAGGTGAAGAAAAAACAAGATTATTGAAAAGAATCAATAAAAAGAAGAGTAGCACTACCTCGACTCTCTCATTGAGAAGAAGCTTCCTCTGGTTCATGAAttcaaaccttttcttttcctttatcgagagagaaaaaaaaaagctaatgACAATGGATCTTGCTTTGACGGAGAGAaactttgggtttttattttatagcataacaatattataatattttattttattttatttttatcggaaaaataaaatatttagagggGTAGGGTAATTTGGTTTCGTAATTAAGTACAGTCACCCAAACCAGCTCAaagttcccttttttttttttttttttgagtttgcAGTTTACAATCTTGACATCCCGTCAAATGCAAGAAAAcgatttaattttctttttgggtAAATTACCCTGCTAGTGACTCTAGATGTGGATCAttcttattttggtcactcaaatttcttttattaatttggtcACCCAAAATAGAGATTGATCAAATTGGTCACTCTTAAATGGTAGTGGAAGACTAATTGTGTATTTCCACTTTAGTCACTCtaaaattagggtaaactatcCTCGCCAATCACACTAAATAGGGGTAGTTCCTATTTTGGTCGCTTCAGATTCTTTTTCGTACAAATGCACCGTTAGTCTTTCGATACCATTTAACGGCAGAGTgaccaatttgatcaatttcttttttgggtagctaaatttaaaaaaaaaatagggtGACCAAACTAAGAGTGACCCCTATTTTAGGGTGATTAATAGTATAGTTTaccctttattttaaaatttatcaaataatgaATATAAATGGAGTGGTAATAAACTTgtattttgatattattaaacATTTGTTTGATCTTTGAAttcatcattttttaattttttatttaaatatgatataaaattatgaaagaCAAAAGTGTtatcataataatattattataattttaaaaagggaTATTTCGTAATTTTATAACAAGTCTGCCGCTTTTGGTACGTTTTTCGTCTGCCGCATTGGCACGTCTCTCTTCTTTTCGGTTTCGGGGTTTTCGGCTACAATTTTGCTTTTGGGGGGCTCTTAGTGGACTGTGTGCTGGTTTTGTTTTGTGGGGTTATGGAAAATGATTTGGCGAATCTGGCGCTGACGGATGAGGAAGAAGAAGCTTTTGAGGAGGATGAGGCGGTTGTTGATCAGAATCTGCATCTCTGTTTGGTGGGCTGCTGTTTGACGGATAGTATTGTTCACTTCCCCTCGCTTCGTAATACTATGGCTGATCTTTGGCATCCGATTAGAGGCATCTGTATTTCAGATCTGGGAGAAAGAAGATTCATTTTTCAATTCTTTCACGAGGTGGATATTCAAAGAGTACTTGCGGGTACGCCTTGGTTTTTTAATAACCATCTGCTTTTACTGCACAGGATCAAGACTGGCGAGAATCCCTCATCGGTCCCtctaattttttttgagttttggatCCAAGTCCATGATCTCCCTCTAGGGCTGGTGTCAGAGACAATGGCTAGGCAGTTTGAAGATTTTTTGGGCAAATTTCTGGAATATGATTTGTCCGACCGCTTGGGTAGTTCTCATTCTTTTATGCGCATTCGAGTCCAGTTAAAAGTGACTTGTCCTTTAAAACGAAGGAAGAAAGTTATGGTTGGCTCTGACAGGATCTTTTATGCTCATTTTCAGTACAAGAAATTAagtctcttttgttttatttgcGGGAAACTTGGGCATGGGGAGAGTTTCTGTCCGATCCGGACTAGAATGGCTCTAGAGAATATAGTTTTTGGCTGGGACTTATCCATTCGGGCAGTGGCGAGAAGGCGAACAGTTCTTCCCAGTCGGTGGCTTCAGGAGGTTGGAGGGGATGACAGGAATTGGTTAGGATCAAATGGGGAGTTTCGGCCAAGTAATGGGTTGATGGTGGGTCAAGAACCTATGGATTTGATgttaaatgttgaaaatgatCCGATTTATGCTAAGGAGGGGAAAAAGCGACAGCGTAGGACTTCTGATATTGCAGAAAATGACTTATCGGCTTGGCTCTGTTGGGCAGAGCAGCCGGGTGCCATGAAGTTGCTAACGTCCATGGATTGGGGAGGCCTCGAACGGTTAATAGGTTCCGTAATAAATTACGGGCCTTGAATCccctaattttatttcttattgaaACAAAGCTTAGCTTAAAAAGAATGGAGATGGTGCGTTTGAAGTGTGGATATTACAATGGACTTGATATTGGGGCAATGGGTTCGAAGGGTGGTTTGTCGTTGGGATGGAATGGTAATGACCTTGTTTCGATTAGAAGTTACTCATCTTCTCATGTGGATGCGATAATCCTTGATCCTGATAACGGGGTGGAATGGAGGTTTACCGGTTTTTATGGATGCCCTGATGTACGCTATAGGTGAGCTTCGTGGGATCTATTACATCAATTGGGTCATGATCAGACTTTACCATGGGTGGTTATTGGcgattttaatgaaatattaagtTCGTTTGAGAAAAGAGGTGGGCGCCTTAAGTCGGCGCATCAA
Coding sequences within it:
- the LOC107914438 gene encoding uncharacterized protein; translation: MNQRKLLLNERVEVRQFEEGLRGSWHPGVVVGVSHLSRSIEYDELLYETGDSKLIESIPVTEAVEGLHTRRHVPSTYRGYIRPLPPSSQPHSNQNLGFGVCVDALFEDAWWEGVILDNDDNASERSVYFPDEDDECKFSASQLRVAHEWDEFLGIWRDRGIWVLVELAKELEGDVPLACCVKKVWSSLRLNYGFGKMISEWTCGVRTVWRTYFLEVVQEIAVGSSRRNLANRKILAWMVGKRNKKSKDPGKTNSYLSDISAQAGSCTDFKAVGSCRKGEGKGPLGKHKGRRRSVMSKLKHEELPKMNPSTRKSSVADKSCGEKQVMEESGKLDSGIDKQKSPILSENEGNQLSVDCSRGNKNISFSVSDVQDNQSIYRTFTKHGQIDGNHTVIFPDCSKVQASMQSFFSVIPKKRRSSLIRKRFSKNHQGPNSKVKNPSKVKKGNNKASFLVYKNDSVLRRRFSKKTKQADAKVEGNPKKEEKGVDVINKDDALPDGHHCLSLPVDNCGKKFRLKDMVSRSRRRKRKRRCCGSRLCDTICSVCHYGGDLMVCGYCPCSYHLSCINLKDIPNEKWFCPSCCCGLCCMRDCKDDSEHFTKACLQCTRQYHVACLSEVQHMSSTDYLFGSFCSEACYKLCAQLHQLLGISNPTTVDGLSWTLMRSLKNVYGFPDMLKTHTWIKLSDVLRVIHECFEPVKDPHTKRDLVRDVVFNSGSKLKRVDFRGFFAMVLHNGHEILSIATVRIHGLKVAEMPLIATPFQYRRQGMCRLLFKELEKLLVQMGIERLVLPAIPQLRETWEKSFGFLEMPLSERLQFLGYPFLAFQGTIMLQKFLRNSIVNKEMRDFSGKSSDFGGNASNIFKKHTQGSDSEDKFYGLLYKRRLKLEVIGKENLANNCGGRTRLSKKLCKQRRILAGRD